One genomic segment of Verrucomicrobiota bacterium includes these proteins:
- a CDS encoding adenylosuccinate synthase, which yields MANTILIGAQWGDEGKGKIIDVITEKADIVVRSQGGSNAGHTVVVDGVKYVLHLLPSGILRRKKVCVIGNGVVIDPVGLVAEMKEQIAKGIKISPQNLKISENAHVVLPYHREIDGLREDLKGKKKIGTTKRGIGPTYSDKANRCGIRMIDLIQPEVFKAKLLEKTKESNLVLKSLGAKPGKNAGTIKAYLEVGNYLKPFVTNTAVYLHDEFKKKKEILFEGAQGTFLDIDFGTYPYVTSSNTTAGGACTGSGFPPNRIDHVMGVVKAYTTRVGEGPFPTEDKVITDMLHSMGREYGSTTGRARRCGWFDGVVAGYAGMINGIDSLAVTCLDGLDQLDEIKLCTSYKLGGKTVKVIPNDLGQFALCKPVYKIFKGWKKDISKARKWTDLPKETRDYLDAVAGLVEAKLKIVSVGPARDQSIFI from the coding sequence ATGGCGAATACAATTTTGATCGGGGCTCAATGGGGTGATGAAGGTAAAGGGAAAATTATTGATGTCATCACCGAGAAAGCGGACATTGTGGTCAGGAGCCAAGGGGGAAGTAACGCCGGACATACTGTGGTCGTGGACGGGGTAAAATACGTGCTCCACCTTTTGCCGAGCGGGATTTTGAGGAGGAAAAAAGTGTGTGTGATCGGTAATGGTGTCGTCATTGACCCAGTAGGCTTAGTCGCCGAGATGAAAGAGCAAATCGCCAAGGGGATCAAAATCTCCCCCCAAAACCTGAAGATCAGTGAGAATGCCCACGTCGTCCTGCCTTATCACCGTGAAATCGACGGGTTACGTGAAGATCTCAAGGGAAAGAAAAAAATCGGCACCACCAAACGCGGCATCGGCCCGACATATTCTGACAAGGCTAACCGGTGTGGTATCCGCATGATCGACCTGATCCAGCCGGAGGTTTTTAAGGCGAAATTACTCGAGAAGACCAAAGAAAGTAATTTGGTGCTAAAGTCTCTCGGGGCCAAACCCGGTAAAAATGCCGGGACGATCAAGGCGTATTTGGAGGTGGGTAATTACCTGAAACCTTTTGTGACCAATACGGCCGTTTATTTGCATGATGAATTTAAGAAAAAGAAAGAAATCCTTTTTGAGGGGGCGCAAGGCACATTCCTCGATATTGATTTCGGCACTTATCCTTATGTCACCTCATCGAATACCACGGCAGGCGGGGCTTGCACCGGAAGCGGATTCCCCCCGAACCGGATCGACCACGTCATGGGTGTGGTGAAAGCTTACACGACTCGGGTGGGTGAAGGCCCTTTCCCCACCGAGGATAAAGTCATTACGGATATGCTCCACTCGATGGGGCGGGAGTATGGGTCCACCACAGGCCGTGCCCGCCGTTGTGGTTGGTTTGACGGGGTAGTCGCCGGATATGCGGGGATGATTAACGGGATTGATTCCCTCGCCGTGACTTGTTTGGACGGTCTGGACCAGCTCGATGAGATTAAGCTCTGTACCTCATATAAACTCGGTGGAAAAACCGTCAAAGTCATCCCAAATGACTTGGGACAATTTGCTTTGTGTAAACCCGTCTACAAAATATTTAAAGGCTGGAAAAAAGACATTTCCAAAGCCCGTAAATGGACCGATCTGCCCAAGGAAACGAGGGATTATCTGGATGCCGTGGCCGGCCTAGTGGAAGCAAAGCTAAAGATTGTTTCTGTCGGTCCCGCCCGGGACCAGTCGATATTCATTTAA
- a CDS encoding isoprenyl transferase, producing MKGKKIPQHVAVIMDGNGRWAKQRGLPRVAGHRKGAESVRTIVETAGNMGIKYVTLYAFSTENWKRPKMEVNALMGLLEDFLKKETQRMIKNNIRLQAIGRLSDLPKSVQQELHLAIQATAKNTGITLIFALSYSGRAEIIDAVKSLIREVKEGLIDPAQIDEVVLSQHLYTRYYPDPDLLIRTSGEMRLSNFLLWQLSYTEIYVTKTLFPDFGEKEFKLAIDDYESRQRRFGEVSE from the coding sequence ATGAAAGGTAAAAAAATTCCACAACATGTCGCCGTGATTATGGACGGCAACGGCCGTTGGGCTAAACAACGGGGGCTGCCCCGTGTCGCCGGGCACAGGAAAGGGGCCGAGTCTGTCCGGACGATTGTGGAAACAGCCGGGAATATGGGGATCAAATATGTCACCCTCTACGCTTTTTCGACGGAAAACTGGAAACGTCCCAAAATGGAGGTGAATGCCTTGATGGGGCTTCTCGAGGACTTTCTCAAAAAAGAAACCCAGAGGATGATTAAAAATAATATCCGGCTCCAGGCCATTGGCCGCCTCTCAGACCTGCCAAAGTCCGTGCAGCAGGAGCTGCACCTCGCGATCCAGGCCACCGCAAAAAATACGGGGATTACCTTGATATTCGCTTTGAGCTACAGCGGGCGGGCAGAGATTATCGACGCGGTCAAGTCCCTGATCCGAGAGGTCAAAGAGGGTTTGATCGACCCGGCGCAAATTGATGAGGTGGTCCTTTCCCAGCATCTTTATACCCGTTATTATCCCGACCCGGATTTATTGATCCGTACCAGTGGCGAGATGAGGCTGAGTAATTTCCTGCTCTGGCAGCTTTCTTACACGGAGATATACGTGACCAAAACCCTTTTCCCGGATTTCGGGGAAAAGGAATTTAAGCTCGCGATCGATGATTATGAGAGCCGCCAGCGGCGTTTCGGGGAGGTGAGCGAATGA
- a CDS encoding CDP-archaeol synthase produces MKGRIISTICLWGAVFGVILTNWLPGYYLLFNFIAVVGLLEYYHFLKREGARLAYGSAVIATVLLITGIIYLHQSHGEVAAWAWSSGIFTALCLWVLCASMWCAGERSPLETVGGTLSGFIYVPWLSQFMVLIVFGIPQIALTATGGFYLLYLLIVTKLCDTGALLTGMAFGKHKMSPRISPKKTWEGLVGGILTSVLASFLFAHFFHGTKLLLISPAEAIGLGFVLAVASVIGDLAESYLKRGAHIKDSGNIIPGIGGILDLIDSLLFTGPVLYFYLRFFTS; encoded by the coding sequence ATGAAAGGGAGGATAATCAGTACCATTTGCTTATGGGGGGCCGTTTTCGGGGTGATCCTGACGAATTGGCTGCCGGGCTATTACCTTTTGTTTAATTTCATCGCCGTCGTGGGGTTACTTGAGTATTACCATTTCTTAAAGCGTGAAGGGGCCCGCTTGGCTTATGGCAGTGCCGTGATCGCCACGGTCCTCCTGATCACCGGCATCATTTACCTTCACCAGAGCCATGGCGAAGTCGCCGCTTGGGCGTGGTCGTCCGGGATTTTTACCGCCTTATGCCTCTGGGTGCTTTGTGCGTCCATGTGGTGTGCGGGTGAACGTTCCCCTCTGGAGACAGTCGGGGGAACCCTCTCGGGATTCATCTATGTGCCCTGGTTGTCGCAATTCATGGTGCTGATTGTATTTGGTATCCCGCAAATTGCTTTGACGGCTACCGGGGGATTTTACCTCTTGTATCTCCTGATCGTGACTAAACTCTGTGACACTGGGGCATTACTGACAGGAATGGCTTTTGGTAAACACAAGATGAGCCCTCGGATTAGCCCCAAAAAAACGTGGGAAGGTTTGGTCGGGGGGATCCTCACTTCTGTACTGGCGAGCTTTTTGTTTGCGCATTTTTTCCATGGGACAAAGCTCCTGCTGATTTCACCGGCCGAGGCCATTGGATTAGGTTTTGTACTGGCCGTCGCTTCGGTCATCGGGGACTTGGCTGAGTCTTACCTTAAACGCGGGGCGCATATCAAGGATTCGGGCAATATTATCCCGGGAATCGGGGGGATACTGGATTTGATTGATAGCTTGCTCTTCACCGGACCCGTTTTATATTTCTACCTGAGATTTTTTACATCATGA
- a CDS encoding 1-deoxy-D-xylulose-5-phosphate reductoisomerase gives MKRKVIILGSTGSIGTSALKVARDLPDRMEVVGIAANRSTDVILQQIAEFNPRIVALTDPDAARTVREALPGSNTPVLDGLDGLEEISKFPEADMVLIAIVGTAGLKPALAAIRAGKDIAVASKEILVIAGEIVMREAKKYGVKVLPVDSEHSAIWQCLDGKPVESIKRLVLTASGGPFRGKKRDDLHDVTVEQALKHPTWNMGKKITIDSSTMFNKGLEMIEARWLFGLPIEQVDVIIHPQSIVHSMVEYNDGSVIAQMSINDMCYPIQYAVVYPDRVPNSMHHLDLSKMKALTFEEPDIETFISLRLAREAGHTGGTLPAVFNAANEVAVDYFLNRRIGYTRIWDCVEQCMARHGVRHADDLETVSEADSWARAEAEKLCQTF, from the coding sequence ATGAAAAGAAAAGTGATCATACTGGGTTCGACTGGATCCATCGGAACAAGTGCCCTCAAGGTCGCGCGTGATTTACCGGACCGCATGGAGGTCGTGGGGATCGCTGCTAACCGTAGCACGGATGTCATTCTCCAGCAGATCGCGGAGTTTAATCCCCGGATCGTAGCCTTGACCGATCCTGATGCAGCCAGGACAGTGCGTGAGGCATTACCCGGATCAAATACACCCGTCCTCGACGGGTTGGACGGCCTGGAGGAGATTTCGAAATTCCCCGAAGCAGACATGGTTTTGATCGCGATCGTGGGCACTGCGGGATTAAAGCCCGCGCTGGCGGCGATCCGTGCCGGTAAAGATATTGCCGTGGCCAGCAAAGAGATCCTCGTCATCGCTGGGGAGATCGTGATGCGCGAGGCTAAAAAGTACGGGGTGAAAGTCTTGCCCGTGGATAGTGAGCACAGTGCGATCTGGCAATGCCTCGACGGTAAACCTGTCGAGAGTATTAAACGCCTGGTCCTGACGGCTTCCGGTGGCCCATTCCGCGGTAAAAAACGGGATGATCTCCATGACGTGACTGTGGAGCAAGCTTTAAAGCATCCCACATGGAATATGGGCAAAAAAATCACGATTGATTCCTCGACGATGTTTAATAAGGGCCTGGAAATGATCGAAGCGCGTTGGCTCTTTGGCCTGCCCATCGAGCAGGTCGATGTGATCATTCACCCCCAGAGTATTGTCCACTCGATGGTCGAGTACAATGACGGATCGGTCATCGCCCAGATGAGTATTAATGATATGTGTTACCCGATCCAGTATGCGGTCGTGTATCCGGATCGGGTGCCGAACTCCATGCACCACCTCGACCTGTCGAAAATGAAAGCTCTGACTTTTGAGGAGCCTGACATTGAGACATTCATCTCCTTGCGCTTGGCTCGTGAGGCTGGTCATACGGGTGGGACCTTGCCTGCCGTATTTAATGCCGCGAATGAAGTGGCTGTGGATTACTTTTTAAACCGCCGGATCGGGTACACCCGTATCTGGGACTGTGTGGAACAATGTATGGCCCGTCACGGGGTCCGGCATGCTGACGATCTGGAAACCGTCAGTGAAGCGGACTCTTGGGCGCGGGCCGAAGCGGAGAAACTGTGTCAGACATTTTAA
- a CDS encoding site-2 protease family protein encodes MSDILTYLYIVFAIIFFFSLAVGVHEWGHMLAARWRGLKVERFSIGFGPPLVTWRRNGIDYAICSIPLGGYVALPQMAPMEAIEGETESKRDELPPITPVDKIIVAFAGPLFSFLLAVGLSLIVWNVGVPADKSDFITTIGYVDPSMPAAKAGLQEGDKIIAIDGLKVRKWRQVMLNIVLGTGKDVNVTIERDGMVKTIPVTPSRENEDRLRRIGISPAMTFVVGKLIKNSPFAVAGLKPGDQIVSLDGKPIENYISFVDLTRAKVDQSIPIVVKRGTQTIDAMVIPRKAKGTEQVLLGTIEFKSEAYVDYPTPVQQISDIIYQTKRILVALFTPGGGIDPSHLSSAVGIFDAYSQMVKYDIRLAIWFSVLFNTSLAIFNLFPLPVLDGGHIVLAIIEKIRGRAINIKILSAIQTVFVVMLLGLFVYVTFFDVKRLARRQQQEELVKEEEKRVIEFNAPEYYNNTTPQS; translated from the coding sequence GTGTCAGACATTTTAACCTATCTATATATCGTTTTTGCCATTATCTTTTTCTTTTCATTGGCCGTGGGGGTCCATGAATGGGGGCACATGCTTGCCGCCCGCTGGCGGGGGCTGAAAGTCGAGCGTTTCTCCATCGGATTTGGCCCGCCCTTGGTGACTTGGCGGCGTAATGGCATCGACTACGCGATCTGTTCGATTCCTCTCGGCGGTTATGTGGCCTTGCCGCAAATGGCTCCGATGGAGGCTATCGAAGGAGAGACGGAGAGTAAACGGGATGAGCTGCCCCCGATTACTCCCGTGGACAAAATCATCGTCGCATTTGCCGGTCCGCTTTTCAGCTTCCTGCTGGCTGTGGGACTGTCCCTGATTGTCTGGAATGTGGGGGTGCCAGCTGACAAAAGCGATTTCATCACGACGATTGGTTATGTGGACCCGTCCATGCCCGCGGCGAAAGCGGGTTTGCAGGAAGGGGACAAAATTATCGCTATCGATGGTCTAAAAGTCCGTAAATGGAGACAGGTCATGCTCAATATCGTCCTGGGCACGGGAAAAGACGTTAATGTCACGATCGAGCGTGACGGTATGGTCAAAACCATTCCTGTCACTCCATCCCGTGAAAATGAGGACCGTTTACGCCGCATCGGGATATCACCCGCAATGACTTTTGTCGTTGGTAAACTGATCAAGAATTCCCCCTTTGCAGTCGCAGGGTTAAAACCTGGGGATCAGATCGTTTCCCTGGACGGTAAACCTATCGAGAATTATATATCCTTCGTAGACCTTACCCGGGCGAAAGTCGACCAGTCCATCCCGATTGTGGTTAAGCGCGGGACACAAACAATCGATGCCATGGTTATTCCGAGGAAAGCCAAAGGGACAGAACAGGTTTTGCTCGGCACCATCGAGTTCAAATCAGAGGCTTATGTGGATTACCCGACACCCGTTCAGCAAATCTCGGATATTATCTACCAGACAAAAAGGATTTTGGTCGCACTCTTTACGCCCGGCGGAGGGATCGATCCTAGTCATCTGAGCAGTGCGGTCGGCATTTTTGATGCTTACTCACAGATGGTGAAATACGATATCCGCTTGGCGATTTGGTTCAGTGTCCTTTTTAATACCAGCTTAGCGATTTTTAACCTCTTTCCCTTGCCCGTTCTTGACGGGGGACATATCGTGTTAGCGATCATTGAGAAAATCAGGGGCCGCGCGATCAATATTAAAATCCTCAGTGCCATTCAGACAGTCTTTGTCGTCATGTTATTAGGGCTTTTTGTTTATGTCACATTCTTTGATGTGAAACGCCTCGCCCGGCGACAACAACAGGAAGAGCTTGTGAAAGAAGAGGAAAAAAGGGTGATCGAATTTAACGCCCCTGAATACTATAACAATACAACACCTCAATCCTAA